Proteins from a single region of Streptomyces spectabilis:
- the atpB gene encoding F0F1 ATP synthase subunit A: MSDNGCGFPAPGLHSFLFKPIFEVGGFEFNKVMLLALITTLVVITFFYAAFGKAKVVPGKLQMIGEAGYDFVRRGIVYETLGKKEGEKYVPLMVSMFFFIWIMNIWSVVPLSQFPVSSVFAYPVVLAVITYLIWVPLTFKRHGFVGGWKNITGYDNSLGPIKWLVAFIEFFSNLLVRPFTHSVRLFANMFAGHLMLVMFTVASWYLLNSWMIPAAGVSFVMTMAMIVFELFVQAVQAYVFVLLACSYIQGAVAEHH; encoded by the coding sequence ATGTCCGACAACGGCTGTGGCTTCCCGGCTCCGGGCCTGCACTCGTTCCTCTTCAAGCCGATCTTCGAGGTCGGCGGGTTCGAGTTCAACAAGGTGATGCTGCTCGCGCTGATCACGACCCTGGTCGTCATCACCTTCTTCTACGCCGCGTTCGGCAAGGCCAAGGTCGTGCCAGGCAAGCTCCAGATGATCGGCGAGGCCGGCTACGACTTCGTGCGCCGCGGGATCGTCTACGAGACCCTGGGCAAGAAGGAGGGCGAGAAGTACGTCCCCCTCATGGTCTCGATGTTCTTCTTCATCTGGATCATGAACATCTGGTCCGTGGTCCCGCTCTCGCAGTTCCCGGTCTCGTCGGTCTTCGCGTACCCGGTCGTGCTCGCGGTCATCACCTACCTGATCTGGGTGCCGCTGACCTTCAAGCGCCACGGCTTCGTGGGCGGTTGGAAGAACATCACCGGCTACGACAACTCCCTCGGCCCGATCAAGTGGCTGGTGGCGTTCATCGAGTTCTTCTCGAACCTCCTGGTGCGTCCCTTCACGCACTCCGTGCGACTCTTCGCCAACATGTTCGCCGGTCACCTGATGCTGGTGATGTTCACCGTCGCCTCCTGGTACCTGCTGAACAGCTGGATGATCCCGGCGGCCGGGGTCTCCTTCGTGATGACGATGGCCATGATCGTCTTCGAACTCTTCGTGCAGGCCGTCCAGGCGTACGTCTTCGTGCTCCTCGCCTGCTCGTACATCCAGGGCGCTGTCGCCGAGCACCACTGA
- the atpE gene encoding ATP synthase F0 subunit C — MSAVELAAGVSGSLGSIGYGLSAIGPGIGVGIVFGKGTEALARQPEAAGLIRANQILGFAFCEALALIGIVMPFVFGQ; from the coding sequence ATGTCCGCTGTTGAGCTCGCCGCAGGTGTTTCCGGTTCCCTCGGTTCGATCGGCTACGGCCTCTCCGCGATCGGCCCCGGCATCGGCGTCGGCATCGTCTTCGGCAAGGGCACCGAGGCCCTGGCCCGTCAGCCCGAGGCCGCCGGTCTGATCCGTGCCAACCAGATCCTGGGCTTCGCCTTCTGTGAGGCGCTCGCCCTCATCGGCATCGTTATGCCGTTCGTGTTCGGTCAGTAA
- a CDS encoding F0F1 ATP synthase subunit B, with product MIANLVQLAAEEKQNPLIPPGPELLVGAIAFAIVFFFFWKKLLPNINKVLEERREAIEGGIEKAEAAQTEAQSVLEQYKAQLAEARHEAARLRQEAQEQGAQLIAEMRAEGQRQREEIVAAGHSQIEADRKAAAQALRQDVGQLATELAGKLVGESLEDHARQSRTIDRFLDELDEKATKAEATR from the coding sequence GTGATCGCCAACCTGGTTCAGCTGGCGGCCGAGGAGAAGCAGAACCCGCTTATTCCTCCCGGCCCCGAGCTGCTTGTCGGCGCCATTGCCTTCGCCATCGTTTTCTTCTTCTTCTGGAAGAAGCTCCTCCCGAACATCAACAAGGTTCTGGAAGAGCGCCGGGAGGCGATCGAAGGCGGTATCGAGAAGGCCGAGGCCGCCCAGACCGAGGCCCAGAGCGTTCTTGAGCAGTACAAGGCTCAGCTCGCCGAGGCACGGCACGAGGCCGCGCGACTGCGCCAGGAGGCGCAGGAGCAGGGCGCCCAGCTCATCGCCGAGATGCGGGCCGAGGGCCAGCGGCAGCGCGAGGAGATCGTCGCCGCCGGTCACTCCCAGATCGAGGCCGACCGCAAGGCCGCCGCGCAGGCGCTGCGCCAGGACGTGGGCCAGCTGGCCACCGAACTGGCCGGCAAGCTCGTCGGCGAGTCCCTCGAGGACCACGCCCGCCAGAGCCGCACCATCGACCGCTTCCTCGACGAGCTCGACGAGAAGGCGACGAAGGCCGAGGCGACTCGATGA
- a CDS encoding F0F1 ATP synthase subunit delta: MTAHGASREALGAARERLDALTDNTAVDAARLADELAAVTALLDREVSLRRVLTDPAQAGEAKAELAGRLLGDKVSGEAADLVAGMVRSRWSASRDLVDALEELADVADLTAAQKSGALDTVEDELFRFGRIVASSTELRAALTDRAATATAKSELLRSLLGGKAAATTERLVERLVTVPRGRSLESGLESLSKLAADRRERMVAVVTSAVPLSDQQKQRLGAALAKIYGRQMHLNLDVDPEVLGGIRVQVGDEVINGSIADRIEDAHRRMAG, from the coding sequence ATGACAGCGCATGGAGCGAGCCGCGAGGCGCTGGGCGCCGCGCGCGAGCGCCTCGACGCGCTGACGGACAACACCGCGGTGGACGCGGCGCGGCTCGCGGACGAGCTCGCCGCCGTCACCGCGCTGCTCGACCGGGAGGTCTCGCTGCGTCGGGTCCTGACCGACCCGGCGCAGGCAGGCGAGGCCAAGGCCGAGCTTGCCGGGCGCCTGCTGGGCGACAAGGTCAGCGGCGAGGCCGCTGACCTGGTGGCCGGCATGGTCCGCTCCCGCTGGTCCGCCTCGCGCGACCTGGTGGACGCCCTGGAGGAGCTGGCGGACGTCGCCGACCTGACCGCCGCGCAGAAGTCGGGCGCGCTGGACACGGTCGAGGACGAGCTGTTCCGCTTCGGTCGGATCGTCGCCTCCAGCACCGAGCTGCGGGCGGCCCTCACCGACCGCGCCGCCACCGCGACGGCCAAGAGCGAGCTGCTGCGCAGCCTGCTCGGCGGCAAGGCGGCGGCGACCACGGAGCGTCTCGTCGAGCGTCTTGTGACCGTGCCCCGTGGACGTAGCCTGGAGTCGGGACTCGAGTCCCTCTCCAAGCTGGCCGCGGACCGCCGGGAGCGCATGGTCGCCGTCGTCACTTCCGCCGTTCCGCTGTCGGACCAGCAGAAGCAGCGACTCGGCGCCGCGCTCGCCAAGATCTACGGGCGTCAGATGCATCTGAACCTGGACGTGGACCCCGAGGTCCTCGGCGGGATCCGGGTGCAGGTGGGCGACGAAGTCATCAACGGCTCCATCGCGGACCGCATCGAGGACGCGCACCGCCGCATGGCGGGCTAG
- the atpA gene encoding F0F1 ATP synthase subunit alpha produces the protein MAELTIRPEEIRDALENFVQAYKPDAASREEVGTVTLAGDGIAKVEGLPSAMANELLKFEDGTLGLALNLEEREIGSIVLGEFSGIEEGQSVQRTGEVLSVAVGEGYLGRVVDPLGHPIDGLGEIETSGRRALELQAPTVMERKSVHEPMETGYKAVDAMTPIGRGQRQLIIGDRQTGKTALAVDTIINQRDNWRSGDVNKQVRCIYVAIGQKGSTIASVRGALEEAGALEYTTIVAAPASDPAGFKYLAPYTGSAIGQQWMYEGKHVLIIFDDLSKQADAYRAVSLLLRRPPGREAYPGDVFYLHSRLLERCAKLSDEMGKGSMTGLPIVETKANDVSAFIPTNVISITDGQCFLESDLFNAGQRPALNVGISVSRVGGSAQHKAIRQVSGRLRVDLAQFRELEAFAAFGSDLDAASKAQLERGQRMVELLKQAQYQPMATEDQVVSIWAGTTGKMDDVPVVDIRRFEKELLEYLHRKEQGLLTSIKEGAKMSDDTITAIGDAVAAFKKQFETSDGKLLGEDAPAAAGK, from the coding sequence ATGGCGGAGCTCACGATCCGGCCGGAGGAGATCCGGGACGCGCTGGAGAACTTTGTCCAGGCGTACAAGCCGGACGCGGCCTCGCGCGAGGAGGTCGGTACGGTCACCCTGGCCGGCGATGGCATCGCGAAGGTCGAGGGCCTGCCCTCGGCCATGGCCAACGAACTGCTGAAGTTCGAGGACGGCACGCTCGGTCTCGCGCTGAACCTCGAAGAGCGCGAGATCGGTTCGATCGTTCTCGGTGAGTTCAGCGGCATCGAGGAGGGTCAGTCGGTGCAGCGCACCGGCGAGGTCCTGTCGGTCGCGGTGGGCGAGGGCTACCTCGGCCGCGTCGTCGACCCGCTCGGCCACCCGATCGACGGCCTCGGCGAGATCGAGACCAGCGGACGTCGTGCCCTTGAGCTGCAGGCCCCCACGGTCATGGAGCGCAAGTCGGTGCACGAGCCGATGGAGACGGGCTACAAGGCCGTCGACGCGATGACCCCGATCGGCCGCGGCCAGCGTCAGCTGATCATTGGCGACCGTCAGACCGGCAAGACCGCTCTGGCCGTCGACACGATCATCAACCAGCGCGACAACTGGCGCTCGGGCGACGTGAACAAGCAGGTCCGCTGCATCTACGTCGCCATCGGTCAGAAGGGTTCGACCATCGCCTCCGTGCGTGGTGCCCTCGAAGAGGCCGGCGCGCTTGAGTACACGACCATCGTCGCCGCCCCGGCGTCCGACCCGGCGGGCTTCAAGTACCTGGCCCCCTACACCGGTTCGGCCATCGGCCAGCAGTGGATGTACGAGGGCAAGCACGTCCTCATCATCTTCGACGACCTCTCGAAGCAGGCCGACGCCTACCGCGCCGTGTCCCTGCTGCTCCGTCGTCCGCCGGGGCGCGAGGCCTACCCCGGTGACGTCTTCTACCTGCACTCCCGCCTGCTCGAGCGCTGCGCGAAGCTCTCGGACGAGATGGGCAAGGGCTCGATGACCGGTCTGCCGATCGTCGAGACCAAGGCGAACGACGTGTCGGCGTTCATCCCGACCAACGTCATCTCCATCACCGACGGCCAGTGCTTCCTGGAGTCGGACCTGTTCAACGCCGGTCAGCGCCCCGCCCTGAACGTCGGCATCTCCGTCTCCCGAGTCGGTGGTTCCGCGCAGCACAAGGCGATCCGCCAGGTCTCCGGGCGTCTGCGCGTGGACCTCGCCCAGTTCCGTGAGCTGGAGGCGTTCGCCGCCTTCGGTTCCGACCTGGACGCCGCGTCGAAGGCGCAGCTGGAGCGCGGTCAGCGCATGGTCGAGCTGCTCAAGCAGGCTCAGTACCAGCCGATGGCCACCGAGGACCAGGTCGTCTCCATCTGGGCCGGCACCACCGGCAAGATGGACGACGTGCCCGTCGTCGACATCCGCCGCTTCGAGAAGGAGCTCCTGGAGTACCTGCACCGCAAGGAGCAGGGCCTGCTCACCTCCATCAAGGAGGGCGCCAAGATGTCGGACGACACGATCACCGCCATCGGTGACGCCGTCGCCGCGTTCAAGAAGCAGTTCGAGACCTCGGACGGCAAGCTTCTCGGCGAGGACGCTCCTGCCGCTGCCGGCAAGTGA